The Sinorhizobium chiapasense sequence CCATGGCGGCACAAGCGTTCGAGCGCGTCGCCAATATGAATCCAAGGCCGGATATGATGGTCATCACCGGCGATCTGGCTGATAGCGGCCAAATCGGTGAATATCAGCGACTCAAGGAGATGACCGAGGCGTTGCCGTTCCCGGTGCATATGGTCCTTGGCAACCACGACATCCGCGAGAATTTTCTGTGCGTTTTTCCGGAGATGAAAGGCGCCAGCGGTTTTGTTCAGTTTTGCGTCGAGCAGGACAACCTTCGTGTCATTGGGTTGGATACCCTTGTTGAGGGAGAAGGCCTGGGCCGCCTTTGCTCCGAACGACTGTCCTACCTTCGGGATCGCCTTCAGGAGCGGCCCGATGTTACCACCCTCATTCTTGTCCATCATCCGCCTTTCGCCTTCGGCGGAGGCATTTACGACGCCGTAAGGCTGATCGACGGAGCGCAAGAACTAGGCGAGATTATCACGGCCAACAAACAGGTCGTTCGTCTCCTCTGCGGTCATCATCACCGCGCGATCGACTGCCTGTGGAATGGAACGCTCGCATCGGTAGCGCCGGCGGTTGTAAGCTCTGGCCATCTTCAGCTGGGCGACGTTCGCGTCTTCAAAAATATCAATGAGCCCCCGGCATTCAAACTTCACGTGCTGGTCCCTGGAAGCGGCTTCGTGTCGCACACCGTCTTCGTCAAAGATTTCGG is a genomic window containing:
- a CDS encoding phosphodiesterase yields the protein MIIAHLTDLHIREAGKPLASGNADYTAMAAQAFERVANMNPRPDMMVITGDLADSGQIGEYQRLKEMTEALPFPVHMVLGNHDIRENFLCVFPEMKGASGFVQFCVEQDNLRVIGLDTLVEGEGLGRLCSERLSYLRDRLQERPDVTTLILVHHPPFAFGGGIYDAVRLIDGAQELGEIITANKQVVRLLCGHHHRAIDCLWNGTLASVAPAVVSSGHLQLGDVRVFKNINEPPAFKLHVLVPGSGFVSHTVFVKDFGPAYENIPDPNYQALASLMKQTALEASR